In Natrinema amylolyticum, the DNA window ACGGCGTTCGGACTCGGAAACGGCTGTGGACGACGCTGTCGCGGACGGCAGACTCCGGTTACCGATCGCGGTCCATGCGTTTCGACCAGCTGCAGTTGAGACACGGACTGAACCGTAACGGCTCGCCACACTGTTGACAGTGGCCGTTCGGATACCGTCTCCCGTCCCCATATCGATCAGTCATTCGGATACCCCCCCCATGCGAAGATATTACGATATACCAATATAAATTAATTCCTGTTGTAGATATTAGAACTCAGGCAATTTCCAAACGCTTCGATTCCTCATTCCGACCGTATACCGGATACGAATACGAGAGGGCCACAGCGGGCTCGAGGCATCTCGTGTCGAGGCGACGTTCGTCAGTGGTCCGTCTCGAGTGCAACGACGGTCTCGACGGGCTCGAGGTCGCGATCGGTGAGTCGGCCGGCGGCTCTGAGCGCGTCGACGGCCTCGTAGGGATCGATATCGTACTCGGCGAGATGGGTGACCGCGAGTCGCCACGATCGTGCAGCCAACTCGGGGTTCGATTGCTGGTGCCGGTACGAAAATTCGGCTAAGGCGACGGCGGTCAAGAGATTGTCATGGTTCTTATCAGACAACATTATAACTAGTAATGACTGTAACTCTTATAAAATCAGGTCACTATCAGAAAGGCGAGAGTCCGCCGTCTCGAATCGGCTACTATCAATAGTCCCATAATTGGGCCGATTGCCGTCGCTAACTCCACTTCGAGATCAGACGAACTGGTCGTGGTTTCGCACTCGGACCGAATCTCGGAGATTCCCGAAGAGACACGCTCTCCACAGAACCGTTCTCGACTCTACAGACGGAGTAGTCCGAGTACCGCGGGGTCAGGACTGAGACGGTCCATTACCGACTGTTTCGGTGCAGTCCGACCGAGACGCTGGCGAACTCGAGCACCCGTTCTCGGCGGATCGCTCGCGATCCGGCCGCCGCGTTCTCACCAGAGCCCGAGCAGGTTCCCCGTGACGACGACGACGAACAGCAGCAGTGCGATCAACACCAGCGCCACCGGTTCGGGCGAGTCGAACGAGTGCAAAAAGCGCGTGAGTCGTCCCGTCCCCCTCCCATCTCCGCTGATGATCAAGCGTTCACCCTCCTTGCTTGCCATACGTTACCATATGATAGCACCCACTAAAAGGTGTTTATAGCTGAATTGTCATACGGAGCGAGAGCAGAATAGCCGTCCCGATCGACGCGACCGTCGCCGCCGAAAGCATCAGCGGACGCCGATCGCACGACGGCCGCGCTTGACGCAGAACCCGATTCGACCGTTCCGCGCGACGAAGTACGAGTATGGCGATAGAGTCGGCTGTTCCCGACCGGACACGCCGGCGGAACCGAATCGGCGAAACCGCGTCGGAACGGAATCGAGATCCGATGTGGGTAGGTTTATGATTATGGACCGTTCCCGTGTAATTGTCCGCGGGGAAGTCTCGAAACCACCACCTACCGCCCCCGCGGACGTCGATTTCCGAGCCGCGAACGTCCTTCTCTGTGAACGATAGGTTGATCCGATACCCCGTCGGTGACCGAACGAACGCTGCTCGTCCGGACGGCGCATCGATTCCCACAGAGGGGCGGCGGCGATAGCAGTGCGCGGAAAAGCCACGATAGATCGACGGGAGACGAGGATCCGGATTCGATATGGAAAGGCAGTCGATCAGCATCGAAACTCCTCTACTGCGGCACCGGACGGTATTTACCTCTCATCGATCGCGACGCCGAACGGCCGGTGCAGAGTGACGGCCACGGCGACGCGGGTTCGACCGGCCAACTCTCGCCGGCCGCCGACCGCGTCAGTTTCGGCCGCGGACCTCGACCGTCCGCACGGCCACGCACCCGTCAGTCGCGACTCGGACCGGGAACGACTGATCGTTCGCGACGACGGCCGTCTCGAACTCGAGGTCGATCGGTTCCGTCGTTCCGCCGTCGATCGAGACGCGACGCGTGTCGACGATCGTCGGATCGTGGCCGACGATCAGTTCGGCGGTCCGGGTGACGGCTCGGTCGCTCGTATTCTCCAGGGTAGCGGTCACCTCGAGGACGTCACCGGCGTCGACGGGATCGTTCGTGTTCGTGATCGCGACCCGACCGCTCGCGTCGGCCGTACCGATCACTTCGACGGTTCGTTCGGCGACGGCGTCGTCGGTCTCGACGCGGACGGGGAACGCCTGCGTTCGGTCGACGACCGCGGTCTCGAACTCGAGGGAGACCGTCTCGGTCACCCCGCCGGCGACGGAGACGGATCGGGTCGCGACTCGCTGCGGATCGTGGCCGACCACGAGGTCGACGTCTCGACTCACCGGTTCGGTGCCGGCGTTCTCGAGGGCGGCGGTCACGTCGAGGACGCCGCCGGCCTCGACGGGGTCGTTCGTCCCGGTGATCGAGACGCTCAGTCCGGTTTCGGTCCCGGGACCGGTATCGTCGACTTCCCAGAGGGATTCCGAGGTGAACGTGCCGTCCGCGGAGATCACCCACGCGATGATCGGGCACGTGTGACAGAGCCCGCCGTCGACGGTCAGGGACGCCGTGTCCGCGGCCCCGCTGACGTCGGACGTGCCGAGGATGAGGTCTGACTGGCCGATCCACCAGACGACGCGCTCGAGCGCGCCGTCCGGGTCGGCGACGTCGATCTCGAGATCGGTCGGTTCGTCGCGGTCGACCGGGAGCGTCCCCCGGTCCGGGCGCGCGTCTTCGATCGTCGGTGACGCGTGGCCGTCGGGCGTCACGGTGACCGTCCAGTCGGCTCGGTAGTTTCCGTCGTCGGTGTCGATTCCGGCGGTGACCCGATCGGTGCCCTCGGACTCGGCGGTGTACTGCCAGTAGTGGGCGTTTCGCTCCGCGTAGTAGACGGACTGCCAGGCGGGGCCGACCATCGAGTCGCCGACGGGCTCTCCGTTGACCCACCAGCCGGTGAACTGCGACGTGTCGGCGTCCGGATCGACGGCTCCGGCCTCGAAGAAGACCGTCGTCCCTGGCTGGACGGCGATCTCCTCGCTCGGACTGGTGAGCCCGTCGTCGAGTTCCTCGACGCCGAGTACGGTGACCGTTCGCCGGTCCGAATCGCCGTTCGTCCGGACCCCGACCGACAGCTCGCGATCTCGGGCGGCGGGTTCGACCCGGTAGCTGCGGGGGAACGGCCGCCGGATCTCTCCCGGCTCGAGCGTCAACGTGACGGTGCCGGCCGGCTCGCCGCCGACGAGGTACTCGAGGGTTGGGCGAACCGTCCGGTCGGTCGCGTTCTCGACCTCGGCGGTCCACTCGAGCAGTCCGCCGCCCTCGACGGGGTCGGACGCGTCCGCGATCCGAACGGCTACCGCCCCGTCGGCGTCCGCGGCCGATTCGTCGGGCTGGGATCGGACGCGGCCGTACGTGAACGGTACGATACCACTTACCGCACTCCCTCGCAGTAGCGTCCGCCGGTTCACAGTGTGTCCCTCATTCGTGTTCGAAACCCGGAATGTGGAGCAAAAAGGAGCGCTACCGTTTCGCGGGGAAACGAGACCGTTCGTCCCGTGTAGGCGCTCCCGAAACGGCGACGGCGGTCCGTACTCGGCTGTTGGCCCCGCTTACTCCCCGGAACGGACCGCGGTTCCGCCGACGCGCTCGAGTGCCGTCGATCCCTATTCGGTTTCGGAGCCCTTCGCGACGCGAGCCTCGCTCGTCAGGGCGTCGACGTGGACGTGAAGCGGTCCCGAATCGGTCTCGAGCGGAACGATCCACGAGGCGCTGGTTCTGTGTGGCTCCTCGCGGACGGTCACGTCGTCGTACCCCTCCCGTTCGGCCGTCTTTCGGGCGATCCGTGCGGCCTCGTCCGCGTCTTCGATCCGAAGTTCGTCGTTCAGGCGGACGGTCACGACCGGCACGTCGGCCATCCGGACGATCCGCTCGGTGACGCTGCCGACGAGCACCCGATCGAGCCCGGTCCGGCCCTGCGTTCCCATGACGATCATGTCGATGTCGTGTTCGTCGGCGTACTCGAGGATCTCCTCGTGGGGGACGCCCCGTTCGACGGCCGTCACGGCGTCGACGCCCTCCCGCGTCGCTTCGGCTTCGACGCGCTCGACCGCCCGCTCGGCGGCCGGAATCGCTTCGTCGGTCTGGAGCGTTCCCAGCGGCCCCTCCGGGACGATCGACAGCGCGTGAATCGTCGCACCGAAGCGATCCGCGATGGTCAACCCGTGCGTGATCGATCGACGGGTCCCGTCGCTCCCGTCCGTCGGAACGAGGATATCCTGATACATGATACGCCACAGTTGGGAATACGGTCGTAAATACCCTCGAGTCGCGCCCCGTCCGGTGAGCGGTGCGCCGCGGCCGTCGGCGCACAATGAGTTATCAGCCCTCTTATCGATGGAAAGTAATTCCGCCGTCCTCCCCGAACGATGTAAATCTTTTTTACGATACGCGCGAACGTACCGCACGGACTATGACAAATCTTGTCACTAATGTCGCGGAGGCCGTCGAGGAACACGGCGACAATACCGCGATCGGGTTTCAGGGCTCGGAAACGAGCTACGAGGAGTTCTGGGGCCAGACCGGCGCCTTCGCGACCGCACTCGAGGAACGGGGGATCGGCGAGGACGACCGTATCGCGCTCTATCTGCCGAACGTGCCGCCGTTTCTGATCTCCTTCCACGGGGCGCTCCGCGCCGGCGGGGTCGTCGTCCCGATGAACCCCCAATACAAGGCCCGCGAGATCGGTCATCTGCTCGCCGACAGCGGAGCGAAGGTGGTCGTCGCGCTCGCCGATCTCGTTCCCTTCGTCACGGAAGTACAGGACGAGACCGACGTCGAACACGTCGTCAGCGTCGGCGGCGACGCCGAGGGCGCGACCGCGTTCGAGGAGTTCCTCGAGCCCGGCGATCCCGGTGTCGCCGAGCGCGACGGCGACGACGACGCGGTCCAGCCCTACACCTCGGGGACAACCGGCCAGCCGAAAGGCGTCCAGCTCACCCACGAGAACCTCGCGTCGAACGCGAACGCGGCGTCGGAGCTCGTTCCCGACGGGATCCGGCCGGACGACAAGCAGCTCGGCGTCCTCCCGCTGTTTCACATCTACGGGATGACCGTCGTGATGAACACGGCGCTGTTCAACGGCGCCGCGTACTACCCGATGGCCTCGTGGGACGCACAGGACGCCGTCTCGCTCATCGAGGACGAGGAGCTGACGATCATGCACGGCGTGCCGGCGATGTACAACGACGTCATCAACCAGCCGAACGCCGAGGAGTTCGACATGTCGTCACTGCGGCTCTGCGGTGTCGGCGGCTCCGGCATTCCGGTCGAAGTCCTCCGTCAGTTCGAGGAGCTCTACGAGCCGAAGATCTACGAGGGGTACGGCCTGACCGAGACCAGCCCGATCACCCACTTCAACAGCCCGATCGACGGTCGCCGCGTCGGCAGCGTCGGTAAGACCGTCCCCGGCGTCGACTCGAAAGTCGTCGACGAGGAGTTCGAGGAGGTCCCGCCGGTCGAGGAGGGACCGATCGACGAGGAGGAGGCCGACCTCCGGGAGATCACCGGCGAAATCGTCGTCGCCGGGCCGAACGTGATGAAGGGCTACTACGGCCTGCCAGAGGCCAACGAGGAGGCCTTCACCGAAGAGGGCGGGCGGCGCTGGTTCCACACCGGTGACATCGGCTACGAGGACGAGGACGGCTTCTTCTACGTCGTCGACCGCGAGAAGCACATGATCGTCACCGGCGGCTACAACGTCTATCCGCGCGAGGTCGAGGAGCTCCTCTTCGAGCACCCCGACGTCGCCGACGCCGCCGTGGCCGGCATTCCCGACGAACGCCGCGGGGAGACCGTCAAGGCCTTCATCGTCCGCACGCCCGAGGGCGACGTGACCGAGGAGGAAATCAAGGAGTACTGCCTGACCAACATGGCGGAGTACAAACACCCGCGCGAGGTCGAGTTCGTCCAGGAACTCCCGCGGACGACTACCGGGAAGGTCCAGAAGTTCAAGCTCCGCGAGCAGGAGGACGGAGAGGAGGTGGCCGAATAATGGCCCTCGGCGACGACGTCCTCCTCGAGATCGAGGATGAGGGGGTCGCGACGATCACGCTCAACCAGCCCGACAAACGAAATCCCCTCTCGGAGGGGATCAGCGCCGGCCTCACCGAGGCCCTGGACGAGATCGAGGACAGCGACGCCCGCTGTGTCGTCCTCGAGGGATCGGGCGGCGCGTTCTCGGCTGGCGGCGACATCGAGTCGATGGTCGAGGGGATCGAGAACGAGGTACCGGCCGACGAGCGGGTTCGGACGCTCGAGCGGTCGACCAACGAACTGATGCGGCGGCTGATCGACTTCCCGGTCCCGACGGTGGCGGCCATCGACGGCCCAGCCGTCGGCGCCGGCGCGAACCTGGCGCTGGCCTGCGACATGCAACTCGCGACCGAAGACGCCGTCTTCGGCTTCGTCTTCCGGCAGGTCGGGCTGAGCGTCGACGCAGGTACCTCCTATCTGCTCCCCCGCGTCGTCGGTGAGAACGTCGCGAAGGAACTCGTGCTCACGGGCGATATCATCGGTGCGGATCGCGCTGACGAGCTCGGACTGGTCAACCACGTCTACGCGGCCGACGAGTTCGACGAGCAGGTCGAGGAATTCACCGCGAAGATCGTCTCCGGCCCGCCGATCGCGTTGCGTCACGCCAACCGCCTCCTCGGCGAGGGCTTAGAGAAATCGCTCGAGCAGGCCCTGACCGACGAGGCGACGGCCCAGGGGATCGTCTTCGAGACCGCGGACCACGAGGAGGGGGTCAACGCCTTCTTCGAGGACCGCGATCCCGAATACGAGGGTCGGTAGGCGCGCTCGCAGTCGAGATTTCGCATTGGCTTTTCAGTTACCCTCCTATCAGAAATTATTCCTACAAAGCTGTTAGAACGTATAGGTATGCCGCCAGCCTCACTTCGGGATCAGATACGGTCCCCTACCGGCGTTGCGATCGGGATCCTATGGCTCGCGAGTTCGATATATGGAATCCTCAGTCCCTTGAGTATCTTCCTGTCGTCGATCCTCCCGCTCGCCCTCATCGCGTCCGTGTTCCTCCTTCAACTGTTCTACCGGCTGGTCGTGGCCGTCGAGCACCTCGCCTACGAACCGTAGCGGCGCCCGCTCGAGAACCGGTGACGATCCGGTGGCGACACGACCGCCGTTACTGCATGGTCTCTCCGACGGGAACCAGCGTCGATACCCGCGCGTTCTCCTTGATTTTGAGCCCGCCGTCGGCCACCGTCAGCGGGATTAAGGGCAGGTGGTCTCGCACCTGCATCGACGGATGGGAGCCGCCGCGAGCCAGCAGTTCGTTGCGGGGCTGGAGCTGGACCGGCTCCTCGAGGTCGGTCAGGAACTCGTTGTGCTGGACGACGTACTGGCCGCCGTCGAGGTGCCACCAGCCGAACTCGTCGTGAGGGGACTCGAGTTCCGTCGGGACGGGCTCGAGGTCGGCGTCCGTGAGTTCATCGCCGCCGAAGTCGAGGCGGCCGGGAGCGGCCACCTCGTAGACGGCGCTGACCGTCAGGTCGACGCCGCGGTCGGTGACCTGTACCGGTTCGTACACCTTGTTATCGACGAATTCGGCGAGGGGATGGTCGGCGGACATATCGGGCGATACGACGGTTCCGAGCGTAAAAAATGATACTGTCAGCGAGCGTGGACGACGCCGTCCGTCACCGGTTCGCCGACGGGGCCGAGCGCAATCGTTTTCACCGCTGCGTAGAAATTCGCTCGAGTGAACAGGTTCCTCGGGCTGTGCTCGCTGGCCGTCGCCGTCGTCGCCACCGTCGCCGCGAACGCCGTGCCGGCGCTGGACCCCACGTGGTTGCCCACTGGGGGCGTCCCAGGGGACGTCATCGCGACGAAGGCCCTCTTGGCGATCGCCGTCGTCGCCGGAACCTACGGGATCTATCATCTGGCTCGGCACCTGCTGGTCCGACGGATCGCGAGCAAACGGCGGGCTCACGACGCGCGGAACGTCCTCCGATTTGGCCTCGGTGCGGTCACCGTCATCGGACTGCTCGGCGTCCTCACCGAGCAGTGGCTCGGCGTGCTCTTTTCGCTCGGCGTGGTCGGTTTCGCGGTCACCTTCGCGCTCCAGCAGCCGCTGTTCTCGCTGATGGGATGGTTCTACATCATGATCAAACGACCCTATCAGGTCGGCGACCGCGTCCGGATCGGCGACGCCAAGGGCGACGTGATCGAGGTCGACTTCCTCGTCACCACCCTCTGGGAGATCAACGGCGAACTCGTCTCCTCGAACCAGCCCTCCGGCCGCGTCGTCACCCTGCCCAACAGCACCGTCCTCTCCTCGGAGGTGTACAACTTCTCGTGGGAGAAGTTCCCCTACGTCTGGAACGAGATCTCGATTCAGCTCTCCTACGAGACCGACCTCGCGTTCGCACAACAGGAACTGACCGACGTCGCGGACGACTACCTGGGCGAGCGCATGGCCCAGAACATCGCCCGCTACCGCGAACTCCTCGCCGAGACGCCGGTCGAACTCGAGGTCCGGGACGGACCGTCGGTCAACGTCGTGCAACAGGAGTCGTGGGTCGAACTCCGGCTCCGCTATCTTGTCCATCCGCGACGCGGCCAGCGGGTGAAAAACGACCTCTACGAGCGGGTCCTCGAGCGGTTCAACGAGCACCCCGACCGCGTGTCGTTCCCGGTGAGCCGGAACCGGTAACGACCGCTGGCGCGGGGAGCCCGCACCGGACTCCCCGAACCCTATAGTAGCCACTGAAACGATTTACATACTGATCGCGACGCTGTCGTGCGTCAGATGTGCACTGACTTCCAGTGGCTACTATATGTACTGGCGACCGTATCCCCGGGTATGACCGACGTCCTCACCGACGAGATCGCTCGCTTCGTTCGCGCGGTCGGTCCGGATCCCGACGAGACGCTGATCGAGATGGACGAGTACGCCGCCGCCGAGGGGTTCCCCCACGTCGGCCCCGATGTCGGTGCGTTCCTCCGCTTCATCGCCCGCCTGAACGACGCCGAGCGGATCTTCGAGTTCGGGTCCGGCTACGGCTACTCGGCCTACTGGTTCGCCGACGCGCTCCCCGACGACGGCGAGATCGTTCTCACGGAGGTCGACGAGGACGAACTCGAGCTTGCCCGCGAGTACATGGCCGCGGGCGGCTACGACGATATCACGCGGTACGAACTCGGTGACGCGATGGCGACGATCGACCGCTACGACGGCCCGTTCGACGTCGTCCTGATCGACCACCAGAAGAGCCGGTACGCGGACGCGTTCGAGGCCGTTCGATCGAAAATTCCCGTCGGCGGCGTCGTCGTCGCCGACAACGCGATCACGGCCAGCGTCGTCGAGTTCGATGACCTGCTCGAGTGGGCCGAGGGCGGCTCCCCGACGGACGCGAACGAACACACGCAGGGGGTCATCGACTACCTCGAGACGGTCCGCGACGATCCGGACTTCGAGACGGTCCCCGTCCCGCTCGGCGAGGGGATCGCAGTGAGTTACCGCGTCGGGTAGTCGGTCGTCTCGCCGTCGAACACCTCTTCGGGCTCCTCAGCGGGCGCCGGGGAGCCGTACTCCCGGAAGCCGAGGAAGATCGTCGTCCCGGCGGCGGCGAGCAGCGTCGCCCGCGTGATCGCAGCGAGTCCGACGACCGTCACCCACGCAGGTCCCGGCGCGATCGAGCCGACGGTCTCGAGGCCGACGGCGTGAGCCCCGGCGACCCCCAGAAACGAGAGCCACAGTCCCAGCGCGGCGTACGCGAGGTGCTCCCGCGTGACCGATCGAGCGTAGCGAGCGAGGCAGTAGACGCCGCCGACAGCGAGTCCCGTCGCTCCGAGGGTGAGACCGATTCCGTCGGCGGCGACGGTCGCGACGCCGGCGACGGCGAAACAGACGAGCGAGGCGGCGAGCAGGGATCGATCCGAACCGCGTGTTGTCGGAATCACGTCGTGCACCGCTTTGGCGGGTTGAGTAGGCGGCCGGATATATAGCTGTTGGCTGACTGCAGGCGTTTCGGACCGCCCGCTCGAGTCGGGGCCGGTCCGCGGCCGCACGGGCGATGACGGGGTCTCGGTCCGGGCTGCGCCGACGGCGACGGGATCTCGGTCCGCTGCACCGACGGCCGGCGGGTGTTCAGTCCGCTGCACCGACGACTGGCGGGTGTTCAGTCCGCTGCACCGACGACTGGCGGGTGTTCAGTCCGCCGCGGCGTCGACGGTCGGGAGGGTGAACGAGAACGTCGACCCCTCGCCGGGGTCGGAGTCGACTCGGATCTCGCCGCCGTGGCGCTCGACGATTCGATGACAGAGCGCGAGCCCGATTCCCGTTCCGGCGTGTTCGTCGCGGCTGTGGAGGCGCTGGAACACCTCGAAGATCCGATCTTGCTCCGCGGGGTCGATCCCGATCCCTTCGTCGCGGACCGAAATCTCCCACATCTGACCGGTGCGCTCGGCGCTGACGTGAATCCGCGGCGGCTCGTCGCCGCTGTACTCGATCGCGTTCGAGAGCAGGTTCTGGAATACCTGCCGGAGTTGGCTCGCATCGCCCGCGACGCGGGGCAGGTCGTCCGCCGTGATCTCGGCGTCGCGGTCGTCGATACGTAACTGGAGGTCCTCGCGAACGTCCGCGAGGACCACATCGAGGGCGACCGGCTCGAAGGGATCGCCCTGCGTCTCGACGCGGGAGTACTCGAGGAGGCCGTCGATCATCTCGCGCATGCGCTCGGCCCCGTCGACGGCGTAGTCGATGAACTCTCTGCCGTCCGCGTCGAGGTCGTCGGCGTATCGGCCCTCGATCAACTGGAGGTAGCTGGTGATCATCCGCAGGGGCTCCTGTAAGTCGTGCGAGGCGGCGTAGGCGAACTGCTCTAAGCGTTCGTTCGACTCCTCGAGTTTGCGCCGGTACTCCGTTCGTTCGGTGATATCCTGAATGACGAGCATCCCGCCGGAGACCTCGCCGCCGGTCCGGACGGGAAGGGTGGTGGCACGGAGTTCCCGGCCGCGGTAGGTCACCTCGAAGGTACGCTCGTCACCGTCGAGAGCGGCCCGGAAGTGGGGTTCGATGTCGGCGAGCAGCTCGTCGGAATACCGCTCGTGGATCGATTGGCCGATCGCGACCTCGCGATCGATCCCGATTTCGCCGAGGAGTTGGCCGCCGGCAGCGGTGTACCGAAGTTCGTCGTCGAAGAGGGCGACGACGCCGTTCGGAAAGTTCTCCGCGAGGGTGCGATAGCGCTGCTCGCTCTCCTCGAGCCGGCGCTGTCGTTCCTGTCGCTCGGTGACGTCCCGAACGACGCCGATCCGTTCGCGACCGGTGTCCGCGGTCGTGATCGATGTCACCGTCGCCTCTATCGGGACCTGCTCGCCGGATTTCGTCTCGAGTACTGTCTCTATCGCCGGCTCGTCGCTCTCGTTGGCGGCGATCCGCTGGGCGGTCTCCATCACCCGTTCGTCGACGACGAGCGAGCCGTGGCTTCCGAGCAACTCGTCGCGATCGTAGCCAGTGAGAGCCGCGTACGCGTCGTTAACCATCGTGAACCGGCCCTCCTCGTCGAGGACGTAGATACCGTCCTCGATGGTCTCGATGATCCGCTCGTACTGCTCGAGGTGGCGTTCGCGCTGCTTCCGGTCGCTGATATCGCGGAAGTACACTGACAGTCCCGTCTCGGAGGGGTACGCCTGAATCTCCATCCAGATGCCCAGCGAGTCCGAATAGCGCTCCCACGAAACGGACTGTTGGGTCTCCATGGCCTCCCGGTAGCGCTCGATGAGATCGGATCGCGTTCCGCTGGGGAACGTCTCCCAAATGTTCTCGCCGACGAGCTCCTCGTCCGCGTACCCGAGCAGCTCGTTCGCGCGGTCGTTGACGTGCGTGAACTCCCAGTCGTCGTCGAGCGCGTAGAACGCGTCCGAGATGCGACC includes these proteins:
- a CDS encoding mechanosensitive ion channel family protein, which translates into the protein MNRFLGLCSLAVAVVATVAANAVPALDPTWLPTGGVPGDVIATKALLAIAVVAGTYGIYHLARHLLVRRIASKRRAHDARNVLRFGLGAVTVIGLLGVLTEQWLGVLFSLGVVGFAVTFALQQPLFSLMGWFYIMIKRPYQVGDRVRIGDAKGDVIEVDFLVTTLWEINGELVSSNQPSGRVVTLPNSTVLSSEVYNFSWEKFPYVWNEISIQLSYETDLAFAQQELTDVADDYLGERMAQNIARYRELLAETPVELEVRDGPSVNVVQQESWVELRLRYLVHPRRGQRVKNDLYERVLERFNEHPDRVSFPVSRNR
- a CDS encoding dCTP deaminase, with product MSADHPLAEFVDNKVYEPVQVTDRGVDLTVSAVYEVAAPGRLDFGGDELTDADLEPVPTELESPHDEFGWWHLDGGQYVVQHNEFLTDLEEPVQLQPRNELLARGGSHPSMQVRDHLPLIPLTVADGGLKIKENARVSTLVPVGETMQ
- a CDS encoding O-methyltransferase encodes the protein MTDVLTDEIARFVRAVGPDPDETLIEMDEYAAAEGFPHVGPDVGAFLRFIARLNDAERIFEFGSGYGYSAYWFADALPDDGEIVLTEVDEDELELAREYMAAGGYDDITRYELGDAMATIDRYDGPFDVVLIDHQKSRYADAFEAVRSKIPVGGVVVADNAITASVVEFDDLLEWAEGGSPTDANEHTQGVIDYLETVRDDPDFETVPVPLGEGIAVSYRVG
- a CDS encoding PAS domain S-box protein, which gives rise to MTERAEPAAPAPWSDGDDRAALQWYRTLVDTVADGVFQLDADDRIVAVDDTLLELTGHARETLRGEHVAALFSEPSIEPAEVESAGVSELERSIRTVDDAAIPCELRLGTVPGPDGRQGSIGVVTELDRDTRAPAESESTRPEPFESITAVLERADVGVFVLDDSFDVAWINDATERYFGLDATDVIGRDKMSVIDETIRDRVGDPDEFVDILGATYDDNSHTERFECHITPGDGREERWLEHRSKPIETGPYAGGRVELYYDVTEQHRRASQLRRLNEAVREWLGAETRETVAERACRQLFDILDLEINGVFLHDPETAALEPVARSEPAAALFDEIPTFAAGEGIAWRVFETGEPVIYDDVTADSDVYNPETPIRSEICLPIGDHGVVIIGSEAPGAFDEGDLSLAKIATSSLEATFDRISHERSLERERAQTETLLQTAPVAISVEDADGETVLANRHAQTALGLDDREPLGETELLAERTVVDADGDPIAPDDGPSARVRDTGEPVSDEVLAIEGPSGERTWFSVTAVPVFGADGELERVISAGEDITALKEHERRLERRKRELETELSEIFGRISDAFYALDDDWEFTHVNDRANELLGYADEELVGENIWETFPSGTRSDLIERYREAMETQQSVSWERYSDSLGIWMEIQAYPSETGLSVYFRDISDRKQRERHLEQYERIIETIEDGIYVLDEEGRFTMVNDAYAALTGYDRDELLGSHGSLVVDERVMETAQRIAANESDEPAIETVLETKSGEQVPIEATVTSITTADTGRERIGVVRDVTERQERQRRLEESEQRYRTLAENFPNGVVALFDDELRYTAAGGQLLGEIGIDREVAIGQSIHERYSDELLADIEPHFRAALDGDERTFEVTYRGRELRATTLPVRTGGEVSGGMLVIQDITERTEYRRKLEESNERLEQFAYAASHDLQEPLRMITSYLQLIEGRYADDLDADGREFIDYAVDGAERMREMIDGLLEYSRVETQGDPFEPVALDVVLADVREDLQLRIDDRDAEITADDLPRVAGDASQLRQVFQNLLSNAIEYSGDEPPRIHVSAERTGQMWEISVRDEGIGIDPAEQDRIFEVFQRLHSRDEHAGTGIGLALCHRIVERHGGEIRVDSDPGEGSTFSFTLPTVDAAAD
- a CDS encoding long-chain-fatty-acid--CoA ligase; the encoded protein is MTNLVTNVAEAVEEHGDNTAIGFQGSETSYEEFWGQTGAFATALEERGIGEDDRIALYLPNVPPFLISFHGALRAGGVVVPMNPQYKAREIGHLLADSGAKVVVALADLVPFVTEVQDETDVEHVVSVGGDAEGATAFEEFLEPGDPGVAERDGDDDAVQPYTSGTTGQPKGVQLTHENLASNANAASELVPDGIRPDDKQLGVLPLFHIYGMTVVMNTALFNGAAYYPMASWDAQDAVSLIEDEELTIMHGVPAMYNDVINQPNAEEFDMSSLRLCGVGGSGIPVEVLRQFEELYEPKIYEGYGLTETSPITHFNSPIDGRRVGSVGKTVPGVDSKVVDEEFEEVPPVEEGPIDEEEADLREITGEIVVAGPNVMKGYYGLPEANEEAFTEEGGRRWFHTGDIGYEDEDGFFYVVDREKHMIVTGGYNVYPREVEELLFEHPDVADAAVAGIPDERRGETVKAFIVRTPEGDVTEEEIKEYCLTNMAEYKHPREVEFVQELPRTTTGKVQKFKLREQEDGEEVAE
- a CDS encoding enoyl-CoA hydratase/isomerase family protein, whose translation is MALGDDVLLEIEDEGVATITLNQPDKRNPLSEGISAGLTEALDEIEDSDARCVVLEGSGGAFSAGGDIESMVEGIENEVPADERVRTLERSTNELMRRLIDFPVPTVAAIDGPAVGAGANLALACDMQLATEDAVFGFVFRQVGLSVDAGTSYLLPRVVGENVAKELVLTGDIIGADRADELGLVNHVYAADEFDEQVEEFTAKIVSGPPIALRHANRLLGEGLEKSLEQALTDEATAQGIVFETADHEEGVNAFFEDRDPEYEGR
- a CDS encoding universal stress protein, with translation MYQDILVPTDGSDGTRRSITHGLTIADRFGATIHALSIVPEGPLGTLQTDEAIPAAERAVERVEAEATREGVDAVTAVERGVPHEEILEYADEHDIDMIVMGTQGRTGLDRVLVGSVTERIVRMADVPVVTVRLNDELRIEDADEAARIARKTAEREGYDDVTVREEPHRTSASWIVPLETDSGPLHVHVDALTSEARVAKGSETE